A genome region from Deinococcus sp. KNUC1210 includes the following:
- the ileS gene encoding isoleucine--tRNA ligase, which yields MTTSERKQLFSPVQQNPNFPALEMETLAFWQREQVFSRSLEQTKDGPLFNFYEGPPTANGQPGVHHVQARSFKDLFPRFRTMQGYHVPRKAGWDTHGLPVEIGVEKKLGLNSKREVEQYGIDKFNAECRASVFEYENEWRRFTERMGYWVDLDDAYMTLHKDYIESIWWSLKNLNEKGLLYRGFRVAPYCPKDGTTLSNAEVSEGYKDIQDPSVYVTFDLTEPESLGLPAGTAFLVWTTTPWTLPYNVGVALHPDFEYVAAKDEQGKVLILARSLLTEVLGEHAEVVTSFRGTELDRVRYTPPFTEAYEAEGEGKPVWMSGLDTYVSDSDGTGIVHTAPAFGEDDMRLARNYGFPVIVGVDPEGKHRFGPWKGVFFRDANRDIVRDLRERGVMWREKNFVHSYPHCWRCGTPLMYYATESWYLNNTKLKERLIELNQSIDWHPPHIRNGRYGGWLENLIDWNLSRNRYWGTPLPVWEAEDGEFHVVGSYAELAELSGKTHVLNADFDPHRGAADGVDDIVFEKNGKTFRRVPYVIDVWYDSGSMPFAQYHYPFENKAVFEARFPADYIAEAIDQTRGWFNSLHQIGTMVFDSVAYKAVICSGHILDEKGLKMSKSKGNTVDPWDVFAEYGADAARWYMFVSAPPELSRRFGMNLVGEAFRSYFLTLWNTYSFFVLYANLDQPDLQAAPPVSERPEVDRWLLAKVQALVDSVTASLENLDPTASSRALQAFVVEDLSNWYVRRNRRRFWSGDGQVDTAAYATLYTALKTVTLLTAPFTPFLAETLYQNLVRSVEGGAPTSVHLAKWPQPDAAALNTPLVSEMDAVLRVVGLGRAVRGQANLRQRQPLPRVLLRARSAEQTAALGRFAEQIKEELNVKEVELLDQFAEVVSYQLRPNLPLLGKKFGKAVPQVRAALNAADASEVARSVRDGKQFEVVSPTGERYELGPDEVLVDARSPEGLAALEEAGYLVAFDTTLTRELVLEGLARDLVRGIQDGRKKAGFEVQDRITLHLDLSGDARDAAESWQEYLMSETLAESLEFGTASGFEAELEGGKAYLEKLEVLSHN from the coding sequence ATGACCACATCCGAGCGGAAACAACTGTTCAGCCCCGTGCAACAAAACCCCAACTTCCCCGCGCTGGAGATGGAAACGCTGGCGTTCTGGCAGCGCGAGCAGGTATTTTCCCGGTCGCTGGAGCAGACCAAAGATGGCCCGCTGTTCAACTTCTACGAGGGGCCGCCCACCGCCAACGGACAGCCGGGCGTTCATCATGTGCAGGCCCGCAGCTTCAAAGACCTGTTTCCGCGCTTTCGCACCATGCAGGGCTACCATGTGCCGCGCAAAGCAGGCTGGGACACGCACGGCCTGCCCGTCGAGATCGGCGTCGAGAAGAAGCTGGGCCTGAACAGCAAGCGTGAGGTGGAGCAGTACGGCATCGACAAGTTCAACGCCGAGTGCCGCGCCAGCGTGTTCGAGTACGAGAACGAGTGGCGCAGATTCACCGAGCGCATGGGCTACTGGGTCGATCTGGACGACGCCTACATGACGCTGCACAAGGACTATATCGAGTCGATCTGGTGGAGCCTGAAAAACCTGAACGAGAAGGGCCTGCTGTACCGGGGCTTCCGCGTCGCGCCGTACTGCCCGAAAGACGGCACCACGCTGAGCAATGCCGAGGTGAGCGAGGGCTACAAAGACATCCAGGACCCGAGCGTTTACGTGACCTTCGATCTGACCGAGCCGGAAAGCCTGGGCCTGCCCGCCGGAACGGCCTTTCTGGTCTGGACGACGACGCCCTGGACGCTGCCCTACAACGTGGGCGTCGCGCTTCACCCCGACTTCGAGTACGTGGCGGCAAAGGACGAACAGGGCAAGGTCCTGATCCTGGCCCGCAGCCTGCTGACGGAAGTGCTGGGCGAACACGCCGAGGTGGTCACAAGCTTCCGGGGCACGGAGCTGGACAGGGTTCGCTACACGCCGCCTTTCACCGAAGCGTATGAGGCGGAGGGCGAGGGAAAACCCGTGTGGATGTCCGGCCTCGACACCTACGTTTCCGACTCGGACGGCACGGGCATCGTGCATACCGCGCCTGCGTTCGGTGAGGACGATATGCGTCTGGCCCGCAACTACGGCTTCCCCGTCATCGTGGGGGTGGACCCCGAGGGCAAACACCGCTTCGGCCCCTGGAAGGGCGTCTTTTTCCGCGACGCCAACCGCGACATCGTGCGCGATCTGCGGGAACGCGGCGTGATGTGGCGCGAGAAGAACTTCGTTCACAGCTACCCGCACTGCTGGCGCTGCGGCACGCCCCTGATGTACTACGCCACCGAGAGCTGGTACCTGAACAACACCAAGCTCAAAGAGCGCCTGATCGAGCTGAATCAGAGTATCGACTGGCACCCGCCGCACATCAGAAACGGGCGCTACGGCGGCTGGCTGGAAAATCTGATCGACTGGAATCTGAGCCGCAACCGCTACTGGGGCACGCCGCTGCCCGTCTGGGAGGCCGAAGACGGCGAATTCCACGTGGTGGGCAGCTACGCCGAACTCGCGGAACTGAGCGGAAAGACACACGTGCTGAACGCCGACTTCGACCCGCACCGGGGCGCGGCGGACGGCGTAGACGACATCGTGTTCGAGAAGAACGGCAAGACCTTCAGGCGCGTGCCCTACGTGATCGACGTGTGGTACGACTCGGGCAGCATGCCGTTCGCGCAGTATCACTACCCCTTCGAGAACAAAGCAGTGTTCGAGGCCCGCTTTCCCGCCGACTACATCGCGGAGGCCATCGACCAAACGCGTGGCTGGTTCAACAGCCTGCACCAGATCGGCACGATGGTGTTCGACAGTGTGGCGTACAAGGCGGTCATCTGCTCCGGGCACATCCTCGACGAGAAGGGCCTGAAGATGAGCAAGAGCAAGGGCAACACGGTTGACCCCTGGGACGTGTTCGCGGAGTACGGAGCCGACGCTGCCCGCTGGTACATGTTCGTGTCGGCCCCGCCCGAACTGAGCCGCCGCTTCGGCATGAATCTGGTGGGCGAGGCGTTCCGCAGCTACTTCCTGACGCTGTGGAACACCTACAGCTTCTTCGTGCTGTACGCCAACCTCGATCAGCCCGACCTGCAGGCCGCCCCGCCCGTCAGCGAGCGCCCCGAAGTCGACCGCTGGCTGCTGGCGAAGGTGCAGGCACTGGTGGACAGCGTGACCGCCTCGCTGGAAAACCTCGACCCCACCGCGAGCAGCCGCGCCCTACAGGCGTTTGTGGTGGAAGACCTGAGCAACTGGTACGTACGGCGCAACCGCCGCCGCTTCTGGAGTGGCGACGGGCAGGTGGACACCGCCGCGTATGCCACGCTGTATACGGCGCTCAAGACCGTCACGCTGCTGACCGCGCCCTTCACGCCGTTCCTGGCCGAGACGCTGTATCAGAATCTGGTGCGGAGCGTAGAAGGCGGCGCACCCACGAGCGTGCATCTGGCGAAGTGGCCGCAGCCCGACGCCGCCGCGCTGAATACCCCGCTGGTTTCAGAGATGGACGCGGTACTGCGGGTGGTAGGACTGGGCCGGGCGGTACGCGGGCAGGCCAACCTGAGACAACGCCAGCCGCTGCCGCGTGTGCTGCTGCGGGCCAGAAGTGCCGAGCAGACGGCGGCCCTGGGGCGCTTTGCCGAACAGATCAAGGAAGAGCTGAACGTCAAGGAAGTGGAGTTGCTCGACCAGTTCGCAGAGGTGGTGAGTTATCAGCTGCGCCCGAATCTGCCGCTGCTGGGCAAGAAGTTCGGCAAGGCAGTGCCGCAGGTGCGGGCCGCCCTGAACGCCGCCGACGCCTCGGAAGTGGCGAGAAGCGTGCGCGACGGCAAACAGTTCGAGGTGGTGTCTCCCACGGGCGAGCGCTACGAACTGGGGCCGGATGAAGTGCTGGTGGACGCCAGATCGCCGGAAGGGCTGGCGGCGCTGGAAGAGGCCGGGTATCTGGTGGCCTTCGACACCACGCTCACGCGGGAACTGGTGCTGGAAGGGCTGGCCCGCGATCTGGTGCGCGGCATCCAGGACGGACGCAAGAAGGCGGGCTTCGAGGTTCAGGACCGTATCACGCTGCATCTGGACCTGAGCGGCGATGCACGCGACGCCGCCGAGAGCTGGCAGGAATACCTGATGTCGGAAACGCTGGCGGAGTCGCTGGAATTCGGTACGGCGTCCGGATTCGAGGCCGAGCTGGAGGGCGGAAAAGCCTATCTGGAAAAACTGGAAGTGCTCAGCCACAACTGA
- a CDS encoding DHCW motif cupin fold protein: MQMADIPYSVTDWASVQATEHPGITGRALWRTRQFGPIRVRQVEYTPGYLADHWCSKGHILLVLEGELVTELEDGRVFTLTPGMSYQVADHAEAHRSSTPSGAKLFIVD; this comes from the coding sequence ATGCAGATGGCCGACATTCCCTACAGCGTCACCGACTGGGCCAGCGTGCAGGCCACCGAGCATCCCGGCATCACCGGAAGAGCGCTGTGGCGCACGCGACAGTTTGGCCCTATCCGGGTGCGGCAGGTCGAGTACACGCCCGGTTATCTGGCCGATCACTGGTGCAGCAAGGGCCACATTCTGCTCGTGCTGGAGGGCGAACTCGTCACCGAGCTGGAAGACGGGCGGGTCTTCACCCTGACACCCGGCATGAGCTATCAGGTAGCCGACCACGCCGAGGCCCACCGTTCCAGCACCCCGAGCGGCGCAAAGCTGTTCATCGTCGATTGA